In Thermococcus thioreducens, a genomic segment contains:
- a CDS encoding 30S ribosomal protein S17, which yields MREIGLKVQPPAEKCDDPHCPWHGHLKIHGRYFEGIVVSDKGKKTVVVERQHYHYLKKYERYELRRSKVHAHNPECISAKVGDRVLIAETRPISKTKSWVVVAVTKRAGER from the coding sequence ATGAGAGAGATTGGATTGAAGGTTCAGCCTCCCGCTGAGAAGTGCGACGACCCGCACTGCCCCTGGCACGGGCACCTCAAGATACACGGCAGATACTTCGAGGGAATAGTCGTCAGCGATAAGGGCAAGAAGACCGTCGTCGTTGAGAGGCAGCACTACCACTATCTCAAGAAGTACGAGAGGTATGAGCTCAGGAGGAGCAAGGTTCACGCTCACAACCCGGAGTGCATCAGCGCAAAGGTCGGTGACAGGGTTCTCATCGCCGAGACCCGGCCGATAAGCAAGACCAAGAGCTGGGTTGTCGTTGCAGTCACCAAGAGGGCTGGCGAGAGGTGA
- a CDS encoding 50S ribosomal protein L14: MAKKGAGATRGISPVRPTRALPIGAYLKVADNSGAKVIQIIGVVGYKGTRRRLASAGVGDMVIAAVKKGRPDIRHQVVRAVVVRQRKEYRRLDGMRVKFEDNAAAIVTPEGVPRGTEIRGAIAREAAERWVRLGSIASIVL, encoded by the coding sequence ATGGCGAAGAAGGGTGCAGGTGCTACGAGAGGTATCAGTCCCGTGAGACCGACTCGTGCTCTCCCGATAGGTGCCTACCTCAAGGTTGCTGACAACAGCGGTGCGAAGGTTATCCAGATCATAGGCGTCGTTGGCTACAAGGGCACCAGGAGGAGGCTCGCCTCGGCAGGCGTCGGCGACATGGTCATCGCCGCAGTCAAGAAGGGAAGGCCCGACATAAGGCACCAGGTAGTTAGGGCCGTCGTCGTCAGGCAGAGGAAAGAGTACAGGCGCCTTGACGGCATGCGCGTGAAGTTCGAGGACAACGCGGCAGCAATAGTCACCCCCGAGGGTGTCCCGAGGGGTACCGAGATCAGAGGTGCCATAGCAAGGGAGGCCGCCGAGCGCTGGGTCAGGCTCGGAAGTATAGCGAGCATCGTGTTGTGA
- a CDS encoding 30S ribosomal protein S4e produces MARKGAKRHLKRLAAPNQWYISRKTYKWAVRPRPGPHSMRTSIPLLYIVRDYLGYAKTAREARKILNEGKILVDGRVRKDYKFPVGIMDVVSIPETGEHYRVLPNRIGKLILHPISEKEANIKPLRISNKRMVKGAKVQLNLHDGSNHLVTMDEKDKYRTAYTVLMKVPDREVIGVIPFEVGAYVFVTQGKNVARKGRVVEVRQFPMGWPDVVTIEDENGELFDTLKEYAFVVGKDKPEISLP; encoded by the coding sequence ATGGCGAGGAAAGGAGCCAAGAGGCACCTTAAGAGGCTTGCCGCTCCAAATCAGTGGTACATCTCAAGAAAGACCTATAAGTGGGCGGTCAGGCCGAGGCCAGGTCCGCACAGCATGAGGACTTCCATACCGCTCCTCTACATAGTCAGGGACTACCTCGGCTACGCCAAGACAGCTCGTGAGGCCAGAAAGATACTCAACGAGGGTAAGATACTCGTTGATGGTAGGGTTAGGAAGGACTACAAGTTCCCGGTCGGAATCATGGACGTCGTTTCCATCCCCGAGACCGGCGAGCACTACAGGGTTCTTCCGAACAGGATCGGCAAACTCATACTCCACCCGATAAGCGAGAAGGAAGCCAACATCAAGCCGCTCAGGATAAGCAACAAGCGCATGGTCAAGGGCGCGAAGGTTCAGCTCAACCTCCACGACGGAAGCAACCACCTCGTCACCATGGACGAGAAGGACAAGTACAGGACTGCCTACACCGTCCTCATGAAGGTACCCGACAGGGAGGTCATCGGGGTCATCCCGTTCGAGGTCGGTGCCTACGTCTTCGTTACCCAGGGTAAGAACGTCGCGAGGAAGGGTAGAGTCGTTGAGGTCAGGCAGTTCCCGATGGGCTGGCCGGACGTCGTCACCATTGAGGACGAGAACGGCGAGCT
- the rplX gene encoding 50S ribosomal protein L24: MKLDTRQPKKQRKFLYNAPLHLRSKIMAATLSPELRNKYGVRSLPIREGDKVRVMRGDFKGKEGKVLEVDLKRYRIHIEGVTQKKVDGTEVFYPIHPSNVMIIDLNLEDEKREKIINRRAG, from the coding sequence ATGAAGCTGGATACGAGACAGCCCAAGAAGCAGAGGAAGTTCCTCTATAACGCTCCCCTTCACCTTAGGAGCAAGATAATGGCCGCCACACTGAGCCCGGAGCTCAGGAACAAGTACGGTGTGAGGAGCCTTCCTATCCGGGAGGGCGACAAGGTTCGCGTTATGCGCGGCGACTTCAAGGGCAAGGAAGGCAAGGTCCTTGAGGTTGACCTCAAGAGGTACAGGATACACATCGAGGGGGTTACCCAGAAGAAGGTCGACGGAACTGAGGTCTTCTACCCAATCCACCCCTCGAACGTTATGATAATAGACCTCAACCTTGAGGACGAGAAGAGGGAAAAGATAATTAATAGGAGGGCTGGTTGA
- the yciH gene encoding stress response translation initiation inhibitor YciH translates to MLFKEVLKEQQRIRVYIEKARYGKLKTIIEGIDEKEFDLEDIAKKLKAKLACGGTVKKGRIELQGDHRERVKKLLGDLGFSEDLIEIE, encoded by the coding sequence ATGCTCTTTAAAGAAGTGCTGAAGGAGCAGCAGAGAATTAGAGTCTATATAGAGAAGGCCCGCTACGGAAAGCTTAAAACCATAATCGAGGGCATAGACGAGAAGGAGTTCGACCTTGAAGATATAGCCAAAAAGCTGAAGGCGAAGCTGGCATGCGGCGGAACGGTCAAGAAAGGAAGGATAGAGCTCCAAGGAGACCACAGAGAAAGGGTCAAGAAATTGCTGGGAGACCTTGGATTTTCAGAGGACTTAATAGAAATCGAGTAA
- the rpmC gene encoding 50S ribosomal protein L29 → MKPSEIREMSIEEIDKKIRELRLELAKERGVLTMGASLENPMVIRNLRRDIARLLTIKKEKLREKR, encoded by the coding sequence ATGAAGCCGAGTGAGATTAGGGAGATGAGCATCGAGGAGATCGACAAGAAGATCAGGGAGCTCCGCCTTGAACTCGCCAAGGAGAGGGGTGTGCTCACCATGGGGGCCTCGCTTGAGAACCCCATGGTCATCCGGAACCTCAGGCGCGATATCGCGCGCCTGTTGACCATAAAGAAGGAGAAGCTTAGGGAGAAAAGGTGA
- a CDS encoding ribonuclease P protein component 1, which translates to MRRNGQERKDRAPRRPQRKGQEIAGRPWIFRGLNRNRVTAKNIIWSELIGLKAKIIRASHPELVGIEGYVLDETRNTLTIGGERVWVIPKDVVCLEFEVGDKRIRINGKELIGRPEMRLKKRWRK; encoded by the coding sequence ATGCGGCGGAACGGTCAAGAAAGGAAGGATAGAGCTCCAAGGAGACCACAGAGAAAGGGTCAAGAAATTGCTGGGAGACCTTGGATTTTCAGAGGACTTAATAGAAATCGAGTAACGGCAAAGAACATCATCTGGAGCGAGCTCATAGGGCTGAAAGCAAAAATTATAAGGGCATCTCATCCAGAGCTGGTTGGCATCGAGGGCTACGTCCTTGACGAGACGAGGAACACCCTCACCATCGGCGGTGAGAGGGTCTGGGTTATCCCGAAGGACGTGGTTTGCCTTGAGTTTGAGGTTGGCGATAAAAGGATCCGGATCAACGGAAAAGAGCTGATTGGAAGACCCGAGATGAGATTGAAGAAGAGGTGGCGAAAATGA